A single genomic interval of Zunongwangia sp. HGR-M22 harbors:
- a CDS encoding S41 family peptidase, whose protein sequence is MKKYFLIIWFLGSIFAFNACSSDDIEEDLVEVKDKNEDPEPEVDDGDVIDEEVNTDLQIKSFIYRGLNDVYLYKSDVVELDDDFFQNDEEEKNFLNNFNSPEGLFNSLLSNQDRFSYIVDDYQELEDQFDGISGATGIDFGLGRISGTNNLFGFIRYILPGTSAEKAGLERGTIFTEVDGIALTEANYFDLLSRETFTIDIAYVENGALQLTDETATLSDDPYTMNPVFITKVLEIENRKIGYLMYNSFIANFDEELNAAFAELKSEGVTDLILDLRYNGGGSVNTATALASMITGQFEGKIFAKERWNEDYQNYYENFAPDRLINEFDSQLNSGESINSLNLNEVYILTTGSTASASELIINGLSPHINVVQIGGQTTGKFQASITLYDSPSFGKENRSEEHTYAMQPLVLKMANADGYTDFVDGLTPDIFIEEELGNLGILGDPEEPFLARAIDEILGRTSVRSKRFSTNSFNFKQIGESGMMKPNYQKMYIDKIPEIRE, encoded by the coding sequence ATGAAAAAATACTTTTTAATAATATGGTTTCTAGGAAGCATATTTGCATTTAATGCTTGCTCTAGCGACGATATTGAAGAAGATCTGGTTGAAGTAAAAGATAAAAACGAAGATCCCGAACCAGAAGTCGATGATGGGGATGTTATAGATGAAGAGGTAAATACTGATCTTCAAATAAAAAGTTTTATTTATCGCGGCTTAAACGATGTATACTTATACAAATCTGATGTTGTAGAACTTGATGATGATTTTTTTCAAAATGATGAAGAAGAAAAGAATTTTTTAAACAACTTTAATTCTCCTGAAGGACTTTTTAACTCATTACTATCTAATCAGGATAGATTTAGTTACATAGTCGATGATTATCAGGAACTGGAAGATCAATTCGATGGGATTAGTGGCGCTACAGGTATAGACTTTGGTCTAGGGCGAATAAGTGGAACAAACAATCTTTTTGGATTTATAAGATACATCTTACCCGGCACTTCAGCCGAAAAAGCCGGTCTTGAACGTGGTACTATTTTTACCGAAGTTGACGGAATTGCACTCACTGAAGCTAATTACTTTGATTTACTTTCAAGAGAAACGTTTACTATCGATATAGCCTATGTAGAAAATGGAGCACTCCAGTTAACAGATGAGACTGCAACCCTATCTGACGATCCCTATACAATGAATCCCGTTTTTATCACTAAAGTATTAGAGATTGAAAATCGAAAGATTGGCTATCTAATGTATAATAGTTTTATAGCGAATTTTGATGAAGAGTTAAATGCGGCCTTTGCAGAGTTGAAGTCTGAGGGAGTAACAGACTTAATATTAGATCTTCGTTACAATGGCGGTGGATCTGTAAATACGGCTACCGCTTTAGCAAGTATGATTACCGGCCAGTTTGAAGGAAAGATATTTGCAAAGGAAAGGTGGAATGAAGATTACCAGAACTACTACGAAAATTTTGCACCGGACCGATTGATTAATGAGTTCGACTCACAATTAAATTCTGGAGAGAGCATTAATAGTTTAAATCTAAATGAAGTGTATATTCTCACCACAGGATCTACAGCTTCAGCTAGCGAATTAATTATAAATGGCTTAAGTCCGCATATTAATGTAGTTCAAATTGGTGGACAAACAACTGGTAAATTTCAGGCTTCTATCACACTTTACGACAGTCCTAGCTTTGGTAAAGAAAACCGAAGTGAAGAGCATACCTACGCCATGCAACCTTTAGTTTTAAAAATGGCTAATGCTGATGGATATACCGATTTTGTTGATGGCCTTACTCCAGACATTTTTATAGAAGAAGAGCTAGGTAATTTAGGAATTTTAGGCGATCCTGAAGAACCATTTCTTGCAAGAGCAATTGATGAGATACTTGGGAGAACAAGCGTACGGTCTAAAAGATTTTCTACTAACAGTTTTAATTTTAAACAAATTGGGGAAAGTGGTATGATGAAACCCAACTATCAAAAAATGTATATAGATAAAATTCCTGAAATTAGGGAATAA
- a CDS encoding GumC family protein, translated as MNNNIKSNHQKKIGSEIKKYTKFWYWFILALIITLSGAYFYLKYSTPIYKATASIIIKNDASQGNSEAAYGINDASLFGLGSQKIESEVSILKSRHLMKKVVKALHLNISYAIEGRFRTIELYDDKPFTVKMLTYDPKKLNIYSNQFSITYLGNNEFKILDRKDLKEYRVKSNEPIDIGFSKIILTNPKSGGLNLPVDVNFNSMESVAANYGNKVALMQGENSSNVIRFELADAVPNRAKHVLDQLILEYNKDAIEDKNLIAENTASFINERLMIINTELDSVETGKVEFKKENRLTDLSSESEMFVQNASEYSKRKQEIGTQLELVNTILQFLASTDNDDLIPANLGLEANAVNQQISEYNTSILDRNRLLNSSTEKNPMVKRINDNIVQIKYNIIQSLKQSRSSLQISLHDLRRQSYNINSKISEIPLQEKQNRGIERQQKIKESLYLYLLQKREENTLALAVTEPKAKVVDEAYSTGIPVAPNPRSIFLGSILLGLLVPFSIIFASQTLDGKVRSKQDLQEYLSAEIPLIAEIPTLGRLKKNFLIQRKDRSVLAESFRILMTNLNAYLKKTFDNQNSKVILLTSSSKGEGKTFTTINLGITLANSKKRVLIIGADLRNPQLQRYTDDPKNFIGLSEYLSDNATVDDIVRKPSFHQDLDIIYSGSIPHNPVEILREDKLRTLFDHVRATYDFILVDTAPLMLVADTAILSEFSDLTLYLIKAGSTKKESLDFIQDANDGTLQNICCVLNCVQFANLRYGNKYGYGYGEKRRKVTPEIKKETANMIS; from the coding sequence ATGAATAACAATATTAAAAGTAATCACCAGAAAAAAATTGGTTCTGAAATAAAAAAATACACCAAATTTTGGTATTGGTTTATACTAGCTTTAATTATTACTTTGAGTGGCGCATATTTTTATTTAAAATATTCTACGCCGATCTATAAGGCAACAGCAAGCATTATTATAAAAAATGATGCTTCACAAGGAAATTCTGAAGCAGCTTATGGAATTAACGATGCTAGTTTATTCGGACTAGGATCGCAAAAGATAGAGAGTGAAGTTTCTATTTTAAAATCAAGACACTTAATGAAGAAAGTGGTTAAGGCGCTTCACTTAAATATTTCATATGCTATTGAGGGTAGGTTTCGCACTATAGAATTATATGATGATAAGCCGTTTACAGTGAAAATGTTGACATATGATCCTAAAAAACTTAATATATATTCCAATCAATTTAGCATTACTTATTTAGGGAATAATGAATTTAAAATTTTAGATCGTAAGGACTTAAAAGAATATAGAGTAAAGAGTAACGAGCCTATTGATATTGGCTTTTCAAAGATTATTCTTACGAATCCAAAATCTGGTGGACTGAATTTGCCGGTAGATGTAAATTTTAATTCAATGGAATCTGTAGCCGCTAACTACGGTAATAAAGTAGCACTAATGCAAGGTGAAAATAGCTCGAACGTGATAAGGTTTGAACTTGCAGATGCCGTTCCAAACAGAGCCAAACATGTTTTAGATCAACTCATTTTAGAATATAATAAGGATGCTATTGAAGATAAAAATTTAATTGCTGAAAATACGGCGAGTTTTATAAATGAGCGTTTAATGATTATCAATACCGAATTAGATTCCGTAGAAACGGGAAAAGTAGAATTTAAGAAAGAGAATCGTCTAACCGATTTATCATCGGAGTCTGAAATGTTTGTTCAAAATGCAAGTGAATACAGTAAACGAAAACAAGAAATAGGAACTCAGCTAGAATTAGTTAATACTATTTTACAATTTTTAGCTTCCACCGATAATGATGATTTAATTCCTGCAAATCTAGGACTTGAAGCTAATGCTGTAAATCAACAAATTTCAGAATATAATACATCGATTCTAGACCGCAACAGATTATTAAACAGTTCTACGGAAAAGAATCCTATGGTAAAAAGGATTAATGATAATATAGTTCAGATTAAATATAATATAATTCAATCTTTAAAGCAGTCTAGATCCAGTCTTCAAATTTCTTTACATGATTTACGAAGACAATCATATAATATTAATTCTAAGATTTCAGAAATTCCTCTTCAGGAGAAGCAAAATAGAGGTATAGAAAGACAGCAGAAAATAAAGGAATCTTTATATTTATACTTATTGCAAAAAAGGGAAGAAAATACATTAGCTTTAGCCGTAACAGAACCCAAAGCAAAAGTTGTAGACGAAGCTTATAGCACGGGCATTCCTGTAGCTCCCAATCCTAGAAGTATTTTTTTGGGATCAATTTTATTAGGTTTGCTAGTGCCTTTTTCGATTATTTTTGCTTCTCAGACGTTAGATGGAAAGGTTAGAAGTAAACAAGATTTACAAGAGTATTTGTCTGCTGAAATTCCGTTAATTGCTGAAATTCCAACTTTGGGAAGGTTAAAAAAGAATTTTTTGATACAGCGCAAAGATAGATCTGTATTAGCGGAATCTTTTAGGATTTTAATGACAAATTTAAATGCCTATTTAAAAAAGACATTTGATAATCAAAACTCAAAAGTGATTCTTCTAACATCTTCATCTAAAGGAGAAGGAAAAACCTTCACTACTATAAACCTTGGGATTACCCTTGCTAATAGTAAAAAGCGCGTTTTAATAATTGGAGCAGATCTAAGGAATCCACAGTTACAAAGATATACAGATGATCCTAAAAATTTTATTGGATTAAGTGAATACCTTTCAGATAATGCGACCGTTGATGATATTGTAAGAAAACCAAGTTTTCATCAAGATCTAGATATAATCTACTCGGGAAGCATTCCTCATAATCCGGTTGAAATATTAAGAGAGGACAAATTACGAACGCTTTTTGATCACGTTCGAGCTACATATGATTTTATTCTAGTAGATACCGCTCCATTAATGTTGGTAGCAGATACAGCTATTCTTAGTGAATTTTCAGATCTTACTTTATACCTAATAAAGGCAGGAAGTACAAAGAAAGAAAGTTTAGATTTTATTCAGGATGCCAATGATGGTACTTTACAGAATATCTGTTGTGTATTAAATTGTGTCCAATTTGCTAATTTAAGATACGGCAACAAGTATGGATATGGTTACGGAGAAAAAAGAAGAAAGGTAACACCTGAAATTAAAAAGGAAACGGCTAATATGATTTCATGA
- a CDS encoding polysaccharide biosynthesis/export family protein, which yields MKLAANSFILLVTVMLSFSSCVSRRKIAYLQGEGEQNLDLENNVKIKPDDVLTIRVSTEEPDAAIPFNLIKSAGQTGIPGNIELETYLVSNEGNIIFPVVGEIKVTNLTNIELAERIKTKISDYVKDAIVNVRILNFKISVLGEVNSPGTFVIEDDHITLPQALGLAGDMTIYGKRKNILVARQIKGKQVRKYVDLRDADVVSSPYYYLQQNDIVYVEPVGARRQSASFLGTASSYLSLASVIISTIVLITNN from the coding sequence ATGAAACTAGCAGCAAATTCATTTATTTTATTGGTAACAGTTATGCTTTCCTTTTCTTCCTGTGTTTCACGCAGAAAAATTGCGTATTTGCAAGGAGAAGGTGAGCAAAATTTAGACCTAGAAAATAACGTAAAAATTAAACCCGATGATGTCTTGACCATACGGGTATCTACGGAAGAACCAGATGCGGCAATTCCGTTTAACTTGATTAAATCTGCAGGCCAAACCGGAATTCCGGGAAATATCGAATTAGAAACCTACTTGGTCTCTAATGAAGGAAATATAATTTTTCCTGTGGTTGGTGAAATTAAAGTCACGAACTTGACAAATATCGAACTAGCCGAACGAATTAAAACTAAAATCAGCGACTATGTTAAAGATGCCATCGTAAATGTGCGTATTCTTAATTTTAAAATAAGTGTTTTAGGAGAAGTAAATAGTCCTGGTACATTTGTTATTGAAGATGATCATATTACCCTGCCACAAGCATTAGGATTAGCCGGCGATATGACGATTTATGGTAAACGAAAAAATATCCTAGTAGCAAGGCAAATTAAAGGGAAACAGGTAAGAAAGTATGTGGATTTGCGTGATGCTGATGTAGTAAGTTCACCTTATTATTACCTTCAGCAAAATGATATTGTATATGTAGAACCCGTGGGTGCAAGAAGACAGTCAGCTAGTTTTCTTGGTACGGCTTCCAGCTATCTATCATTAGCTTCCGTAATTATTTCAACAATTGTTTTGATAACTAATAATTAA
- a CDS encoding SusC/RagA family TonB-linked outer membrane protein → MEKLKLLLIVILLGIATPGIAQETVTGIVTDANDIPIPGVNVIREGTTVGAVTDFDGNFSIEVYENDILTFSFLGYKSSQVTYTGQETINVQLEEDSAELEEVVVIGYGTVKRKDLTGSVASVGAKDIEKANKVDAVSALQGQAPGVVVQRTDNKPGSGGFNIRIRGASTINSSETASGGGFNPGQNPLFIVDGIFVDDISFLNPADISSMDILKDASATAIYGSRGSNGVVLIETKRGKNGELKIDYSGYVGFREAYNLPPVYDGPGYVELLRDVAVGQVFASNDGDLSTRRNDVDISDYLDEQELQNINDGVSTDYVDLLLKKGFQTNHTINLSGGTEKTTYSAGLAYTLDEGNFEGEDFNRYNVRASLNSDLADWLNISLSNYLTSAKQNAGSNEAFRSAYRLKPIGRPYNEDGSLRFRPIEKETQITNPLFDVQNEIRETRFLQYIGDIALKIEPLENLMLTTKFSPNIKYQRYGEYRGLYTKSSSGNVANRRAQVDNSNYFSYSWDNILNYDFESGVHAFKFTGVVSRFMERSEGYYNQVRNFTTDEYSFYNLGAGLDIRDLSSGFSKQTLESYTGRINYTLADKYLFTATGRYDGSSILSADNKWAFFPSAAFAWQVIDENFMQEQNVFSNAKLRVSYGQTGNNGSGGGLAPLASQSLLGASATNLGDASVSTAYLTGLANQDLTWERTTEINLGIDFGFLNNRISGSIDLYERKNTDIIFYTPLPSVTGYGGTYDNVGESTNRGIEIALNTTNINSEDFRWTTNFNFASNKNTLDKLYGGLDEIIFNVNGTNLIHRVGEPIGAVYDYEYDGIWQLDEVEEAAVYGQRPGQVRVTDVNGDGEITPDEDRKVIGQVTPKWTGGITSNMTFKNFDFGFLINISQGSTYRSVFHSNYAWGYADQPSRLFNGYRTDYWTPENPTNDWYQPGNGGIYQGAAHYMDVSFVKVGYMTLGYTLPSDLLEKIGVRSLRIYGTVQNPFVFSDYDGWDPENAGRNQYGAAFMARTYMTGINLTF, encoded by the coding sequence ATGGAAAAACTTAAACTATTATTAATTGTCATATTACTTGGTATTGCTACTCCTGGAATTGCGCAGGAGACGGTAACAGGTATTGTTACAGATGCTAATGATATTCCTATTCCCGGAGTAAATGTTATTCGTGAAGGAACCACTGTAGGTGCGGTTACTGATTTTGATGGTAATTTTTCTATCGAAGTTTACGAAAACGATATCTTAACTTTTAGTTTCTTGGGTTATAAGTCTTCTCAAGTTACATACACAGGGCAGGAAACAATAAATGTACAACTAGAAGAAGATAGTGCAGAGCTAGAAGAAGTAGTTGTTATTGGTTATGGTACCGTAAAAAGAAAGGATTTAACGGGATCTGTAGCATCAGTCGGCGCTAAAGATATTGAAAAAGCTAATAAAGTAGATGCGGTATCTGCATTGCAAGGACAAGCACCGGGTGTGGTGGTTCAACGAACAGATAATAAACCAGGATCTGGTGGTTTTAATATTCGAATAAGAGGAGCTAGTACCATAAATTCTAGCGAGACGGCTAGTGGTGGTGGATTTAATCCTGGTCAAAACCCATTGTTTATTGTGGATGGAATATTTGTAGATGATATTTCTTTTTTGAATCCTGCCGATATAAGTAGCATGGATATTTTGAAAGATGCTTCAGCTACAGCAATATATGGCTCTAGAGGTAGTAACGGAGTCGTTTTAATTGAAACTAAAAGAGGGAAAAACGGAGAGTTAAAGATCGATTATAGCGGATATGTAGGATTTAGAGAAGCCTATAATTTGCCTCCGGTTTACGATGGTCCAGGTTATGTTGAGTTATTGAGAGATGTAGCAGTAGGACAGGTTTTTGCCAGTAATGACGGTGACTTGAGTACACGACGTAATGATGTAGATATTTCAGATTATCTAGATGAACAAGAACTTCAGAACATAAACGATGGTGTAAGTACAGATTATGTAGATCTATTACTTAAAAAAGGATTTCAAACCAATCACACTATTAATTTAAGTGGAGGTACAGAAAAAACAACTTATTCTGCCGGTCTGGCTTATACGCTAGATGAAGGGAATTTTGAAGGAGAAGACTTCAATCGGTATAATGTTCGGGCTAGTTTAAATAGCGATCTAGCAGATTGGTTAAATATCAGTTTGAGCAATTACTTAACTTCAGCAAAGCAAAATGCGGGAAGTAATGAGGCGTTTAGAAGTGCTTATCGCTTAAAACCCATAGGAAGACCTTACAACGAAGATGGTTCACTTCGATTTAGACCAATCGAAAAAGAAACACAGATAACAAATCCATTATTCGATGTTCAGAATGAAATAAGAGAAACTCGATTTTTACAATATATAGGAGATATTGCCTTAAAGATCGAGCCTTTAGAAAATCTAATGCTGACTACAAAATTTTCTCCAAACATTAAATATCAGCGTTATGGAGAATATCGCGGACTATATACAAAAAGTAGTAGTGGAAACGTAGCGAATAGAAGAGCCCAAGTAGATAATTCAAACTACTTCTCTTATTCATGGGATAATATTTTAAATTATGATTTTGAAAGTGGCGTGCATGCCTTTAAGTTTACTGGTGTAGTTTCCCGTTTTATGGAACGATCTGAAGGTTATTACAACCAGGTACGTAATTTTACTACAGACGAGTATAGCTTTTATAACTTAGGAGCTGGTTTAGATATTAGAGATCTTTCGAGTGGTTTTTCTAAACAAACTTTAGAATCATATACGGGAAGAATTAATTATACTTTAGCAGACAAATATTTATTTACAGCCACAGGTCGTTATGATGGTTCTTCCATACTTTCTGCCGATAACAAATGGGCCTTTTTCCCTTCAGCAGCTTTTGCATGGCAGGTTATAGATGAGAACTTTATGCAAGAGCAAAATGTTTTTTCTAACGCTAAACTAAGAGTGAGTTATGGACAAACGGGGAATAATGGTTCTGGTGGAGGTTTAGCGCCGTTGGCATCTCAGTCCTTATTAGGTGCAAGTGCTACTAACTTGGGAGATGCTTCTGTTTCTACGGCATATTTAACCGGATTAGCAAATCAGGATTTAACTTGGGAACGCACAACAGAAATCAATCTTGGTATCGATTTTGGATTTTTGAATAATAGAATTTCAGGTTCTATCGACTTATATGAAAGAAAAAATACCGATATCATATTTTATACTCCGCTTCCTAGTGTTACTGGATATGGAGGAACATATGATAACGTAGGTGAATCTACCAACCGCGGTATAGAAATAGCTTTAAATACTACCAATATTAATAGCGAAGACTTCAGATGGACGACCAACTTCAATTTTGCATCGAATAAAAATACCTTAGATAAACTTTACGGAGGTTTGGATGAAATCATTTTTAATGTGAATGGAACCAATCTTATTCACCGTGTAGGTGAACCAATAGGAGCAGTTTATGATTATGAGTATGATGGAATTTGGCAATTAGATGAGGTTGAAGAAGCAGCTGTTTATGGGCAACGTCCAGGGCAGGTAAGAGTAACCGATGTTAACGGAGACGGAGAAATTACACCTGATGAGGATCGTAAAGTTATAGGCCAGGTAACGCCAAAATGGACAGGTGGTATCACTAGCAATATGACTTTCAAGAATTTTGATTTTGGGTTCTTGATCAACATCAGTCAGGGTAGTACTTATAGAAGTGTATTTCACAGTAATTACGCTTGGGGATATGCCGATCAACCTTCTCGATTATTTAACGGCTATAGAACTGATTATTGGACTCCAGAAAATCCAACTAACGATTGGTATCAGCCAGGGAATGGTGGTATTTATCAAGGTGCAGCACATTATATGGATGTTTCTTTCGTAAAAGTAGGATATATGACTTTGGGATATACGCTACCTAGCGATTTACTTGAAAAAATAGGTGTAAGAAGTCTGCGCATATATGGAACTGTTCAAAATCCTTTTGTTTTTAGCGATTACGATGGATGGGATCCAGAGAATGCTGGTCGAAATCAATACGGTGCTGCGTTTATGGCGCGTACTTATATGACAGGGATAAACCTTACATTTTAA